TGTTTGCTTATTTCTTAATAATATGAATACTGCTGGAGCAGACAGGCCCTAGATCTGTGCTCTGTTCAGTGTTCCTTTCTCATTTCCATTCAcagccagaaagaaaaccattatTTCCCCTCCATGATGTGGCGTGGTTAGTGGCCTCCACCAACACAGGTGGGCTTATTTCTTGGACTGATGATTCTCTGGTCACCTGATAATCTAGTTATCCCCAAGTCTCTAATTTGGTCTGACTTCCATCTCTTTATATCCTTCCCTTCTCTACTGTACTATTACTGTCTACCAAATAAAATAACCAATGAACCTTATTTTACTTTGATTGTTGAACTATGAGCCATATAAGGTATTTTGATATAAAGAAAGGGCTCAAATGAAAGCATTTAAACCatggcttcaaaccagttcattccagttcaaacctgtgctgagaagttggATTTCTGCCCCAGAtaatactgaatcagaacctgcattttaacaagaaccCCAGGGGATTTTTACTTACGATAAATTTTGAAAAACCACCCCTTTACCAGTGGTTCTTACCTGGAGAGTTGTTCAAAGCTCTGATTTAAACTATGACAGTTTAGCTACtacaaaaagttttaaaaatctctCTGTAGAGCCATGTAGAAACTGGGTGCCAGATTTCTCCTTAGTATAATCGCCAGTTCCAGCAAAAGAGAAATCTGTTTATTTAAAATGATTAGATATAGGTGTTTTAAGTGTTCTATACTTTTTCTGAACCCAGTGAGACTGCCTTATAAGTTTGGATTCTTTGATGTTACTCATCTTTTAATTAAGAGTATAGCTAGTTATTTTCACAGGAaatcaatattttttataataatacttTGCATTTCAATTAACAGGGCAAATCTTGATTCTCGTTTCATAAATAATGTTTCCCAACCTGAAGAGCTAAAGGTCACTGAACTCTGGTTACAAATAGCAAAGCCTGAGGAATTGACAGACCAACTGCAAAATCACACAAGAGTGGCAAGAACACAGTTATATATTCTAATGTTAACTTATTAATTCATTCACAAGACCAGTGCCCCAGTATGGATTGGTTAACAGTCAGGATCTTCATACTAGCTTCATAGACTGAATTTTGTGAATGCTTATTCTGCGATAATACCTTGTTCTTTTTATGGCCCTCATTCACCACATAGTCTGTTCGACCATGGCAAGGGGGCCTAGACTATAGATCTGTACATCACAAGCTATCTGTGGGGAGGGATCAGTTTTTGTCCCTTATCAGTCTTGGGCCAAAATTTAagttaaatacaataaaaataatttggttGTTCCAGCAGTGTCAAATTGCTATAAAAGTTTCTAAATGGTTACTCTCTGCagactggtttaaaaaaaatataaagtcCCCAGACTGACACTGGTCCACTGTGAATATCATATAGACCACTCACAGAAATTACTGCCTTAACAGAAGAGTCTTTGGCCATTGTTTGagaatcactgtaccagaaaATCTGTTGctgacgagtcgattccaactcatagtaaccctgtaggacagagagaactgccccatagggtttccagggagcggctggtggattagaactgctgaccttttggttagcagctgagctcttaacaagtgcgccaccagggctctatcacTGCACCAGGCCATGCTTATTTTGATTACAAAGGTCTTCAGAAAAAAGAACCTGGActcctttttcccttttgatgGTTTCTGACTCCCTTCAGTCAGTTTATCCAAGGAGACGCTAAAGCTGATACTGATACCATTCTTATTATTGAGCTTGCAGACTTAGGTTGCATGAGAAAATCAACTTTGTTGCTTGCTCCAGTTTCTCCACTTGTAAGGCTGATGGTATTAGAAAATCTTGATCGAGTGTGAATGCTGGTTTCTTTGGAAAGAACTTCTGTGGCACCTAATAAGAGCTGCATTCAGATGGCGCCCTGTCAGGGTGACTCCAGACTGAGTGCACAGTGTAGATACTTGTTTTGTTCCCAGATGCATTTGTTTGGAAAGATGTTATATTGTATTTACATGTAATTATAAATTGCTGCTTCTGTTACCACTCTCTTTTGTGATTAAAGCTACCAGCAAAGTTCTAAATCTTGCTTACCTGGACCTCTTCCACCAGAATTTAAGTGCTTTATCGTTCATAGTAGTCTCCATTTTAGCAGAGACAACTAACTACTCAGGAGTAAAAGAGGGTCTGAAAGGCAGTGGTTTTAGTAATAGCAGCCGGCATTGTGGCGGGCCAGGAGAAAAGAGAAACCATATGGGTCTGCTGTGTACCATGGGGAGAAGGAGGACAGGAGGGTGATGGAAATGAGATGCCTCAGGTGGGTTTGATCAACTGCTATGCTTTCTAAGGCATATTTTAATACCAGAGGCTTCCAGCTGTGTAAGTACAGCATGGACACACAGATTAGGTGCGGGCTACCTGGGAAGAACCTGGGAAAGATGAGACTGCTCAGATTGGAGTAGGGAGGGGTACAGCCTGAGCAGCAATCCATAATCAAGGGATTTGGTAGTAAAAGAAAGATGGTGTAGAAAAGAACAATAAATACAGTGCTTTAGAGACCAGCCCTGTGGAGTTCCTTACTGTCACAAACTCAGTGTGCTCACCTGGTAAATGGCATCACAAGATATCAGTCACTGCAGGTACCATGGAGACAATTCTGACTTGAACCCAGAATATCTGGGTTCAAGTCCTAGACcctagatgagcatcttggtaaCCTTAATGAGCCACCTTACCTTTCTTTGCctttagtttctcatcagttaaaCATTTGCTGACCTCTGGAAGCTAGTAGGAGGTTCAAATGAGATTATATAAAATTGCAATTTATTTCTCTGTTTACCCAAAACACCAATATACCCTTCTTCCTCTCCCTGTCCCCCAGCCCACTTCCCTCAttcaaaaaaaagagggggagtaGTGGGGACGTAAGGGGGACCAGTTGctattagtgattttttttttttttaatggccattGCAGGATCATTTGGAGTCAGCATGTACCCACATTATATGACTTTTGAGCAGAGAGCCGGATGAGAGTATTTGAGCAGAAGAAAAACTTTATCCACCGCAGTGGGGGAGGGGCATCTGTTTGGCATTTTACGTAGGGATGAACACCCACATGCAAGTTATACTTAAATGTATGCTGATATATTCTTGTTTTTGTTAATCGCTATCTagtagattccgactcgtggtgaccccagttgtacagagtagaaccactccatagggttttcaaagctgtgaccttttggaagcagatcaccaggatatAGTGATATACTGTATATAAAATGATAGAGTCCTAAGACGTAAAGTCTTATAAGGAATAGTGAGCACTTAActgtcagctttttaaaaaataatataaagacAAGCATCTCCTTATAATCAAACCAACTGTCATGATTCAGACCATACAATCCATTTGTGGTTCGGAGAGAATCTTATATCCAAAGGCTGAGGAGAGCTTTCCACTAGAGAGCATTTTTTGGTTCAAAAGTAGCATGGCTTCCTTATGTCCCTTACCCTGCTTCCCCTAGTGTAACGTCTTATGTAACCATAGTACAATTGATGAAACTAGGAAATTAAGATTGACACAATACTACTCCAATACTACTAACTAATCTTCAGACTTTATTCAAATTTTACTATTTTTCCCACCCATGTCCCTGGTCTGGTATTTTCAGGATTTCACATTTATTTCTCGTATCATTTTAGTTCCCACCACTCTCGAACAATGCTTGTtagctctttttgtttgtttgtttttgttccttctttctttttttggttcatctttcctgacttttacaCTTTGAAGTATACTGGCCACTATTTTGTAGACTGCCCCTCAATTTTGGTTTGCCTGATGTTTCCTCATGGTTAGATTGAGGTTATAAATTTCCttcaaaaataccacaaagtgatgGTGTGTCTTTCCCAACGCATCATATCAGGAGGTACATGATGTCAACATGACTTATTGCTTGTGATTttaactttgatcacttggttaaggtggcATCTGCTTGGTTTTTCCACTGTGAGGTTATGATGTTTCCCTTTATAATGAATACGTACCTTGtcagtttgtttttaagaaggtGTTATGCTTTCTTAAATTGATGGCCAGGGTGGGTGCAAGTGTAGTTCACAGAGGGTTGCTAAGTATCCTGTCCTGCTGGTTGAAATGGTGCCCTAGAAAATGATAGAGTCATtatttaagtgcttgactagATTGCTCTCAATCCATGCTGAAATGGATTGCCTGACATTTCATTGTAGGATTTCTAAGTCCTACCTCCAGGCAAATCTCATAGTTGCTAGCAAAAAATGAAAGTGTGAAGTGCTTTTTAATGTATATTTAACAACACATAGTCTGGTGATTACTGATGTGTATTCCCTGTGGACCCTCTTTGCTATCAGAGGAAGATGTTAAAGAGACAACATTTTTACACATTATTCTATCTAAATCCATCACATGTTTACTTTCTAAATATCTATAACTGTGATTTATAACAAGATCGTAAAAACCCTAATACTTTAAGTCTAAATCAAACTTTGAATCATAGGATTGCAATCAATTTTCAGGAAAAGTACAATTTTCTTAAGCAATTTTTACCCTTTTCTACCATATGAAATTGCCTACTATTAAATGATACTAAAATACAACCatttaaacaaaaaagaaggaaaaatacagCTTAGTAATGGGGGTTGGGGGTAATACTACTTTATTCATCTTTTGATTCAGAAATTTACATACCTCCTATTTAAAGGAATTTTCTTCGTTGAATCCAGTGTCATGTTTCCGCTTGTGTTGAAGAAGTAAATTTTGCAAAATGTACTTAATTCCTTCCCACGGTGTCACTATTTAATAAGGATTAAGGTACCATTTTTTGCATTTATAGTGGGTTGCACAGCAAGAGTTCACGTCTTATACTAATATATGCTAAATAGTTGCATAGTACATAGATCACTTTTGTTAAAATAGCAGTATTGAAGGCATTTTAGATCACAGAGCCCCAGTGGTCTAAATTTTGTTTGCTTTGACATTATTAAACTCAAACTCAATCTGTTTCTCTAACTGTGACTCTAATTACTATATTTGCATGGCAGAAAAGTTTGCTTTGTGAGGCGACTTTTATTAACAGCGCTTGCATGTTGTTTTCTGCTCTTGTGCTCGGTGTTTCATGAGCAGACAAAGCACCTTCAATTGCATTGAGTAATTATGCACAATCAATAAGTTTTTGTGTTTGTCTTTGTTGTTTCTTTGATGTGGCCTTTAGGATGCTGCCGGCAAGGTGCTGGACCGCTGGGCCATCATGTCTCGAGAAGAGGAAATTATCACCCTTCAGCAGTTTCTGCGGTTTGgagaaaccaaatccattgtggaGCTGATGGCAATTCAGGAGAAAGAAGGGCAGGCTGTGGCTGTACCATCTTCAAAGACAGACTCGGATATAAGGACTTTCATTGAGAGCAATAATCGCACCAGGAGTCCCAGCCTCCTTGCTCACCTAGAGAACAGCAACCCTTCCAGCATTCATCACTTTGAAAACATCCCTAACAGCCTTGCATTTCTGCTTCCATTCCAGTACATAAACCCAGTCTCAGCTCCATTGCTAGGGTTGCCTCCAAATGGCCTTCTGTTAGAGCAGCCAGGGCTGAGGCTGCGGGAACCAAGCCTCTCAACCCAGAATGAATATAATGAGAGCAGCGAATCCGAAGTGTCTCCCACACCTTATAAGAATGATCAAACACCCAACAGAAATGCCCTGACCAGCATTACTAATGTGGAACCCAAAACCGAGCCAGCCTGTGTGTCCCCCATTCAGAATTCTGCCCCTGTCAGTGATCTAACCAAAACTGAACACCCCAAAAGCTCATTTCGGATTCACCGAATGAGAAGGATGGGGTCAGCCTCTCGAAAAGGAAGGGTCTTCTGCAATGCATGTGGCAAGACATTCTATGACAAAGGTACTCTCAAAATCCATTATAATGCCGTTCACCTGAAGATCAAACATCGATGCACCATTGAAGGTTGCAACATGGTCTTTAGTTCCCTGCGAAGCCGCAATCGCCACAGTGCAAACCCCAACCCTCGCCTTCACATGCCTATGCTAAGAAATAACCGAGACAAAGATTTAATTCGGGCAACATCAGGAGCTGCCACCCCGGTCATAGCAAGTATAAAATCAAATCTCACACTCACAAGCCCTGGCCGGCCCCCAATGGGTTTTACCACTCCCCCACTAGATCCTGTCTTACAGAATCCTCTCCCTAGTCAGCTGGTATTTTCTGGGCTAAAGACTGTCCAGCCAGTTCCTCCATTTTATAGAAGTTTACTCACTCCAGGGGAAATGGTGAGTCCTCCAACCTCCCTCCCAACCAGTCCCATCATTCCAAGCAGTGGTACCATGGAGCAGCACCCTCCACCACCCTCTGAGCCAACAGCGCCAGCAGTGATGATGGTCACCCATGAGCCTAGTGCCGACCTGGCCCCCAAGAAGAAGCCCAGGAAATCGAGCATGCCTGTTAAGATTGAGAAGGAGATTATTGACACCGCTGATGAGtttgatgatgaagatgatgaccCCAATGATGGCGGAGCTGTGGTCAACGACATGAGCCATGACAATCATTGCCACTCCCAAGAGGAGATGAGCCCAGGGATGTCTGTGAAGGACTTTTCTAAGCATAACAGGACCCGGTGCATTTCAAGGACTGAAATAAGAAGGGCTGACAGTATGACTTCTGAGGACCAAGAGCCTGAGCGGGACTATGAGAATGAGTCCGAGTCTTCAGAGCCCAAATTAGGTGATGAATCCATGGAAGGGGATGAGCACCTTCATAGCGAAGTGAGCGAAAAAGTCTTGATGAACAGTGAGAGGCCTGATGAGAACCACAGTGAGCCCTCTCACCAGGACATCATCAAGGTGAAGGAAGAATTTACAGACCCCACCTATGACATGTTTTACATGAGCCAGTACGGACTGTACAATGGTGGTGGGGCCAGCATGGCTGCCCTGCATGAAAGTTTTGCATCATCTCTGAATTACGGCAGCCCCCAAAAATTCTCCCCAGAAGGTGACCTGTGTTCTAGCCCAGACCCCAAAATCTGTTATGTGTGCAAGAAGAGTTTCAAAAGCTCCTACAGCGTAAAGCTTCACTACAGGAACGTTCATTTAAAAGAGATGCATGTCTGCACGGTGGCTGGCTGCAATGCTGCCTTCCCCTCTCGCCGAAGCAGAGACAGGTCAGTAAATCTCCATTGGCTGCTACTGCTGGGGGTGGAGGGTAACAGTGTCAGTCATGTTGAACTAAACATTAAAAAGCATAACATAAATGTTTTTGACGCACTGTAGAGATTGTCCACAGTGACCACATGATAACCAAGCTGCCATGCTCATGAAGGATTGTTGCAGTTGGTGCTTGTTATGATTAAGCATGCAGAATCATATGCCATCTTACCCAGTAATGCACGCCATTTTTCTCTGTgtgctgtgtatgtgtgtgtatgtgtttccaTGCATCTAGGTGTGCGTAAGTTAACTATTACACTGTTCCCTGCTTCCCCATGAACCTTCACTTAGAAGCCGCAGCttctgtgatatatatatatatatatatatttctgcttTGCCATGTGGCTTTTTTAATTAAATCAATATATTATCTTCATACACACATATTTATCCAATATAGAAACAGAAATTTACGGATGGAAAGAACCATAGGTCCAGGACATCGAGACAGCCTGCATCTCCGTAGGTATAACCAGAAATGTTGTCATTCCTTACATGAGTATTTAGTGTGTCCTTGAATTCTTTAAGACTGATGAAAATATCAGAAGAAAATGGAACCAAAGAAATTGTTGATGTGGGGAAATGGTGTGGTGGcatgggtttctttatttttacttCACAATGTCTTTGGGCACATCCCTAAAATATAGTCTACCCTGGGAATTATGCACAGAAGGGGAGGCATACATATACTTCTAGTATCAGTTAGAACATAATATGTCCAGCCCTCAGGTGACATCACACCCTAGCTATATAGCTACAGCTCAGAAATAGGCTTAAATAGAAGCAGCTGGTTCTCAACCTACAATGTTCTTTTTTAATCCTAAAGAAAATGTAATGTGTCATGGTGGTCAGCTGGGGAGTAACATAGTTATCCTACACTTGAGGTAAGCTGTGAGTACACCATTCACATAATACACCAGCCCAACTAACGTACACACCAGTTAGTTCTTCCTCCTGTATCAGATGTGGTTTTCTTGATTCTACATTGTCATTTTTAGAGTAAAATTTATTACATGGTAAAAAATCAATATGCATAAGAAATAAACAACTCAAATTTCCAAATAGCCACTGCTTAATTCCTAGTGCTTATCTCTTAGGTACAGTTTTTGACAAAGTAACCTATAATAAAAGTGCCACTAAGAAGTAGTGACCTGTCCCTAGAATACTCTTTTATCTTTATATTTGAAAAATcaactccttttaaaaacaaaagttaaatatatgtacaagcagtccctgggttacaactGTTCCTGtctttaaattgaatttttaCCTAAGTCgaaacagttaggtacagttaaTGTTTGTCTTAGCATTTGGTATATATctctctatgcataaaaaacattaaatacttccagatacactaaaacatctttaacataataataataatgttttgatgcacatcacaaggtagcacctgtttgttattacaaaccattgtatgtgcctcgaatttttaataggctttacaggaTTGGTTCATAATTATGGGTTGCACGTAAGTCAGGCATTTGAAACCTGAAGactgcctgtgtgtgtgtatgtgtgtgtgtgtgtgtgtatttttcttttctatgaaATAAAAAAGTCCCAATCCATGAAAAGCAAAATTTCTAAGAAAAATAAATCGCTTTCTTGGTACAATTCAAAACATGCTGTGAAAAGAAATCTATCTTTAAGATTTTCCCAACCCCAACCAGTTTACCTTATTCTGTAAAAATGTTCTGTGGTCATAAAGTTCTTTTCAGTTCAGAATTACCATTGACAGTCCCAGCATATGTCAGATAAGATAGCTGTACtttgaataataaaatataatactATACTCAGCCCCTCCAACCTTTGTGAGTActtctcattctttttaatttgaCAGTAGTGCACTAGCAATAATGAGGTTAATgcgttgaatttttttttaaacaaaaataaaagactcACGAAATCTgcataaaatatttatggaaatgGAGTGTCTGAAGACAAGCCAAAATTTAAGCTTATTTGCATGGATTCCTATCACAGTTTTAGTTGGTTTGCTGAAAATATTGCAAGTCATAACAATGGAATAAGTAGCTGCGGGACCAAGATGCTACTCACCCAAAACTCGGCACTTTTGTTTATGTCAAACCACTAGAAAACACAAGTGCTTGTGTTTTTATGTCCTCAAACATGAGGAGATAGTGTTGAGAGGGTGGcttgtcagagaaaaaaaaatccattgataGCACGGGAATATTTTGATCCCCATTTTTATTCTAAGAATTGGTAGCTTGGCAGTGACCAGCCATTTAGAAGTTTACACCGGTGTCTAGGACAACTAGTATATTCTGATAGGAAGAATAGTGCAGATATTCTCTGTATTCAGTAACACAGGAAGCAGAACAAACCTAAGAAAACAGTTGATACATTTCACTTGGATGAACATTACATCACacgtaattttttatttttggagtTTAATCCCACAtggcaaaggaaaaaaagcaaattgaAAAGTAAAGAGTTGTAGAATGCATTTTTTCTATTCTCACCTGAAATTTTGCCCTTTTAAAACACAAATTATAAGACATATCTTTTTAATGCTAAAAATTTGATTCCAGGTTTAAAACTTtgacttaagattttttttttttttaattttaagaagagAAACGTTCATCCTTGTGGAATCTGTGACTTGAATTAATACATATTACAAATTTAGCTACCACCAAAGAGCCAGAAATAGTCATGCATTGGGCTACTAGCCTTTTTATGTATCTCAGCAGAGTGGACTCTGACATGTAATTGAACTCCTATTTCAGTCTTTTATCATTATTTCATCAACTAATGTGGACCTCTAGTTTAATCTCCATATTCACAAAGCCTCCTGGGTCACATCTCTGATTTTCCCTGAAGACTTATCTTTATCAGTCGTGAGAAGTTTATGTCTCTGCTTTTTTCCCCGTTGATTCACTGTGAAGCTAAGACATGTTTTCTTACCTTTGTCTGAGCCAACAGACCTTCCCAAACAGAAACCCTCCTTTGCCTTTAATCCTGCTGTCCTCGGGTCCATTTCTTTCCTCTCCCCAGAGCATCAGTTCATCCATCCTTGACTCCACAGCGTCTTCTTTGTGCAAATAAAGCATTAGAGGGGATTTTGAGTGGGGCCTGGAGCATGCAAGGCTACAGGCTTCCTAGGATGCCTGTGATAGAAGTAGCAGAATAGCCCTCTTCCTTTTTATAGAAAGAGCCCTCATCATTGTGCTTACAGTACCCTGCAGGAACGGTACACAGGCCTTGCTGCAATTTTTCCAAGTTGTTATACATGAACAGTTTGCATTTTTGGTCTCCAGATAGGCATATTGGTAAGACGGAAGAAGAAATAGATTAAAGACAGTGTTTTAGATTTGGCAGTTAGTTAGCAAAGACTCCCAGACCTTTGCTTCCGGCCTTTCTAGATTGTATAAGCTCACGATGAAGCCTGTTGGAAAAGTAAGAGTGTTCTTTGTCTGATGTCAAAGAAATGAAGCAGAGAAGTAGTGGGCACATGTGAGGGGTTGTTTGGGCTGAGGTATTCCAAGCAGAGTGTCAAAGTTATCCTTTTCTACATAGTTGTGAGTGTGAGTTTAATaaattcaaaagcaaagaagaccaTTCTATGCTAATGTCAAGGAGCAGGCTAACATACAAAGTTCAGTTCATTCCATTCGTTAGGTATCTGGTAGAATATTTCTTATTCTGAGTTAATGGAAGTGAAGTAGGAATTATTTTCTCTCTAAAGAATTATGGTTCTATAAGGCGGTtgctggagcccaggtggcacacttgttaagagctcagctgctaaccaaaaggttggcagtttgaatccaccagcccccccttagaaaacctatggggcagatctactctgtcctatagggttgatatgaatctgaatcgactcaacagcagcaagtttttttggtttggaaggcAGTTGCTAAAGTGTTCAAGCCTGTGCCAGTAACTCCTTATAGTATTAGACCTGAAGGTCTCTAaccatccttccttcctctttccttgtCCCCTGATTTTCTGTTACTGAAATGCTGATCTGTCAGGGAGGAAGAGACTGGCCTGGATCACCTAGTAACATCTCCAGTCCTCAGTTTTGAAATACACGTACGAAATGCTCCCTgggaagaagaaattcaaaataACTGACCTGGAACCTACAGCCTTCATAAAGGAAATTTTCTTGAAGGCAGTATCATAATCAGAATTAGCTGGGCTTAGTTTACCtttgggaatccctgggtggtgcaaatggttaacttgcccagctgctaaccgaaagattggaggtttgagtccacccagagacccctcagaagaaaaacctggcagtctactttcaaaaaatccagccactaaaaaccctgtggagcacagtactactctgacgcacatggggtcaccatgaggtgggGTCACCTCGCAGCAACTGGCTTAGTTTACCTTTGGATATTTCTCATCCTCTGACTTGATTTTTTTATTCCAAGAGGGCTAAGTGGCCATGGATCACCTATTTTTGATGGAGGCCCATTCATAAATTATACTTGTGtttcattcagaaaaaaaaaaaaaaaactacccctCTTTCCTCTTGCCTAACATCCCTTATCATTTGGCGATATGTTAAAGTCTATTATATCTACTTCAGTAATTGACATTTTTAAAGCTACCTCAACCATAATGAAGACTTTATACCCAGAAACTGGATGATTTTCATGGAAAGAAGtatttgtttctctgtttttcatcctAAATGAGCTTCCCTgtctttgttcctttcttctctaGAAATGGTGACCACTAATTGCCGtggtttgttttaaattttatcagaAAGGTAAGCATATGTGTTTGATCTTCAAGGTGTAGGGAAGGTGATTCAGTCctatgaataaatttaaaaagaaaataatatttgctTAGGGTGACTTATAAATAAATATGAGGCAACCATTGGTGCCAAGTGTGAAGAACCTTCTCTTTGATTGTTAGTTAAATCAGTCCAGATTTAAACATGTAAACTTCTTGATTTGTGTGGAGGAAGACATCTGTATTTGGTTTATTAAAACCTGCTGATGTCTCCAGAACTAAATTTGTTCCTATATTGGCCTCTGGGTAGCTATAGCTAAAAAGCAGAGACATATAGTTTTTGCTTGTCTTATTACCTGACTTCAGCCTTGTACAGGTGTGCTGGAATAAATTAACATGAGCTACCTCTGATGAGCCAGTGCATACATTAACAACAGAGGTGAAGATGTGAAAACATGCTACCTGCCTCCTGTTATCACTTTCTCAGCATAGCAATGTCTATTTTTTCTATCATTCTCTATATTTGGAAACCTACATAGAAGTTTTTTAGAGAGAGCTTTTCAATAATTACACGATTTCACTAGACAATAGCTCCAAGAAATGAGCCACTTAGCACCAGTTCAAGATAACTATTAGTATATTTGCCCTAATATAATTAACTGTCAAATACAGTGTGTTAATACTCTCCACGTACGAGAGAACATTTTAAGACATCAGCCAtttcattttgtatatttttaccaatCACACAACAGCTCCCTGTTTgctaaaattcttttatataatgaAGTCCTCTGGCTTTTAAGTGTTAAGtaagagatctttttttttttttttcctacccttTTATTTGGTTTCACAATAGAACCAGCAGATCAATAGGTCTTTTACACTTATCTCCATTACTTTCcatcaaaagcaaacaaacaaaataaatcccCCTCCTGAGTAATTGCTAGTTGTGCCCTCCTCAAGCAACACTTTGGTAGTAAGATAAACTTCACTGTCATTCCTGTCCCTGGGGTTTTTTTTATACACTGGGAGAAGAGCAATGAGCAAAATGGTCTCCTTGTATCATGGGGAGAGACTCTGTCAAGCCTAAAGTGAGCCTCGGATCTTCCTAATGACCTCCTGCTGGCCCCGCTGGATGCAAGACAAGCTCATTTAAGCCTCTGCCGACCTGTCACTCCTCCACTGCAAGAACTACTCGTGTCACTTCCCCTGTGTTCCAAACTGTGGACCAGATAGCCAACACAGCCTAATGGCAGACAAATGACTTCCTTTTCATGATACAAAGAGATTTTTTACAAATTTCTGTTGATGGGAGTTAATGTGAAATCCCTTGTGGCTGCAGAGCTTCCATTGCACAAACATAATGCTtctgtatccaaaaaaaaaaaaaattttttttttaaatttattcttaccTTCCCTAGAAAGGAACAAGGCACTATTCTTGCCAGCATCTTCTTGAAAGCTCAGGCAAAATCATCTGTTTGAGTAATACTCACATGCTGAGTGAACAAGCGATGCTTTTCACGACGGCACTGCTTTGAAAGGGTCGTCTTTG
This DNA window, taken from Loxodonta africana isolate mLoxAfr1 chromosome 9, mLoxAfr1.hap2, whole genome shotgun sequence, encodes the following:
- the BNC2 gene encoding zinc finger protein basonuclin-2 isoform X6; amino-acid sequence: MSEEAEVDVRERDTQRDREPKRARDLTLRDSCTDNSMQFGTRTTTAEPGFMGTWQNADTNLLFRMSQQVPVACAGRVLGADFCPNLEEPEQRLEVQAIRCTLVNCTCECFQPGKINLRTCDQCKHGWVAHALDKLSTQHLYHPTQVEIVQSNVVFDISSLMLYGTQAVPVRLKILLDRLFSVLKQEEVLHILHGLGWTLRDYVRGYILQDAAGKVLDRWAIMSREEEIITLQQFLRFGETKSIVELMAIQEKEGQAVAVPSSKTDSDIRTFIESNNRTRSPSLLAHLENSNPSSIHHFENIPNSLAFLLPFQYINPVSAPLLGLPPNGLLLEQPGLRLREPSLSTQNEYNESSESEVSPTPYKNDQTPNRNALTSITNVEPKTEPACVSPIQNSAPVSDLTKTEHPKSSFRIHRMRRMGSASRKGRVFCNACGKTFYDKGTLKIHYNAVHLKIKHRCTIEGCNMVFSSLRSRNRHSANPNPRLHMPMLRNNRDKDLIRATSGAATPVIASIKSNLTLTSPGRPPMGFTTPPLDPVLQNPLPSQLVFSGLKTVQPVPPFYRSLLTPGEMVSPPTSLPTSPIIPSSGTMEQHPPPPSEPTAPAVMMVTHEPSADLAPKKKPRKSSMPVKIEKEIIDTADEFDDEDDDPNDGGAVVNDMSHDNHCHSQEEMSPGMSVKDFSKHNRTRCISRTEIRRADSMTSEDQEPERDYENESESSEPKLGDESMEGDEHLHSEVSEKVLMNSERPDENHSEPSHQDIIKVKEEFTDPTYDMFYMSQYGLYNGGGASMAALHESFASSLNYGSPQKFSPEGDLCSSPDPKICYVCKKSFKSSYSVKLHYRNVHLKEMHVCTVAGCNAAFPSRRSRDRHSANINLHRKLLTKELDDMSLDSSQPALSKDLRDEFLVKIYGAQHPLGLDVREDASSPAGTEDSHLNGYGRGMAEDYMVLDLSTTSSLQSSSSIHSSRESDAGSDEGILLDDIDGASDSGESAHKTEALALPGSLGPDMSGSLMFNSLSGSNGGIVCNICHKMYSNKGTLRVHYKTVHLREMHKCKVPGCNMMFSSVRSRNRHSQNPNLHKNMPFTSVD
- the BNC2 gene encoding zinc finger protein basonuclin-2 isoform X5 — encoded protein: MLYGTQAVPVRLKILLDRLFSVLKQEEVLHILHGLGWTLRDYVRGYILQDAAGKVLDRWAIMSREEEIITLQQFLRFGETKSIVELMAIQEKEGQAVAVPSSKTDSDIRTFIESNNRTRSPSLLAHLENSNPSSIHHFENIPNSLAFLLPFQYINPVSAPLLGLPPNGLLLEQPGLRLREPSLSTQNEYNESSESEVSPTPYKNDQTPNRNALTSITNVEPKTEPACVSPIQNSAPVSDLTKTEHPKSSFRIHRMRRMGSASRKGRVFCNACGKTFYDKGTLKIHYNAVHLKIKHRCTIEGCNMVFSSLRSRNRHSANPNPRLHMPMLRNNRDKDLIRATSGAATPVIASIKSNLTLTSPGRPPMGFTTPPLDPVLQNPLPSQLVFSGLKTVQPVPPFYRSLLTPGEMVSPPTSLPTSPIIPSSGTMEQHPPPPSEPTAPAVMMVTHEPSADLAPKKKPRKSSMPVKIEKEIIDTADEFDDEDDDPNDGGAVVNDMSHDNHCHSQEEMSPGMSVKDFSKHNRTRCISRTEIRRADSMTSEDQEPERDYENESESSEPKLGDESMEGDEHLHSEVSEKVLMNSERPDENHSEPSHQDIIKVKEEFTDPTYDMFYMSQYGLYNGGGASMAALHESFASSLNYGSPQKFSPEGDLCSSPDPKICYVCKKSFKSSYSVKLHYRNVHLKEMHVCTVAGCNAAFPSRRSRDRHSANINLHRKLLTKELDDMSLDSSQPALSKDLRDEFLVKIYGAQHPLGLDVREDASSPAGTEDSHLNGYGRGMAEDYMVLDLSTTSSLQSSSSIHSSRESDAGSDEGILLDDIDGASDSGESAHKTEALALPGSLGPDMSGSLMFNSLSGSNGGIVCNICHKMYSNKGTLRVHYKTVHLREMHKCKVPGCNMMFSSVRSRNRHSQNPNLHKNMPFTSVD